A single genomic interval of Lathyrus oleraceus cultivar Zhongwan6 chromosome 7, CAAS_Psat_ZW6_1.0, whole genome shotgun sequence harbors:
- the LOC127102380 gene encoding uncharacterized protein LOC127102380: MVNRNQNADDIIRQVRRDDVAADNNLTAIIERIMVRNGVNFGLRRPNYTSPLAEYVLQTDAPLRTKIPKFTKFVGDTTESTVEHVAGYLIEAGDMSNNENLQMKFFPSSLTKNAFTWFTTFPQNSIHSWNQLERMFHEQFYMGQTKISWKELASVRRKFIGLIEDYLNRFRLLKARCFTQVPEHELVEMADGGLDYSIRKKLDTQYLRDMAQKDHEDSGLEVPYFEDTEIDLAELTQGPPYACKVLAPSNGRNPVKIEKDYRFPKKTYTFGVTKCDEIFDLLVKDGQMIVPSGAKGSGA, translated from the exons ATGGTAAATAGGAATCAAAATGCTGATGATATCATACGACAAGTTCGACGTGATGATGTGGCAGCGGATAATAATCTAACAGCTATAATCGAGAGAATTATGGTTCGAAATGGGGTAAATTTTGGTCTTAGAAGACCAAATTATACATCACCTTTGGCAGAATATGTCTTACAGACAGATGCGCCCCTAAGGAccaaaatccccaaattcaccAAGTTTGTCGGGGATACTACTGAGTCTACTGTCGAACATGTGGCGGGATATCTAATTGAAGCTGGAGATATGTCAAATAACGAGAATCTTCAGATGAAATTTTTTCCAAGTTCTCTTACCAAGAATGCTTTTACATGGTTCACAACTTTTCCCCAGAATTCGATCCATTCATGGAACCAGCTCGAAAGAATGTTCCATGAACAGTTCTACATGGGGCAAACGAAGATAAGTTGGAAAGAGTTGGCTAGTGTCAGACGAAAATTCATTGGGCTAATTGAGGATTACCTGAATAGATTTCGATTACTCAAAGCCAGGTGTTTTACGCAAGTTCCAGAACATGAGTTGGTTGAAATGGCCGATGGGGGCCTTGACTATTCGATTAGAAAGAAATTGGATACTCAATACCTAAGGGATATGGCCCA GAAAGATCACGAAGATTCAGGCCTTGAAGTTCCATACTTCGAGGACACTGAGATCGATCTTGCTGAATTGACACAGGGGCCACCATATGCATGCAAAGTTTTGGCCCCTTCGAATGGGAGAAACCCTGTAAAAATTGAAAAGGATTATAGGTTTCCTAAGAAAACATATACTTTCGGCGTTACAAAATGTGACGAAATTTTCGACCTActggttaaagatggtcaaatgaTAGTACCTTCGGGTGCTAAA ggatctggtGCATAA